From a region of the Dickeya poaceiphila genome:
- a CDS encoding ABC transporter ATP-binding protein, with amino-acid sequence MRNQPIIRIQQVSQQFSTASGSFVALNNVSFDIHTGETLSLIGHSGCGKSTLLNLIAGLTLPTRGGLLCDNREIDGPGPERAVVFQNHSLLPWLTTYDNVALAVKQVFRGQMSKAEMHEWIVHNLELVHMSHALNKRPNEISGGMKQRVGIARALAMKPKVLLMDEPFGALDALTRAHLQDAVMEIQQRLNTTIVLITHDVDEAVLLSDRVLMMTNGPAATVGEIMAVALERPRARVALADDPRYHHYRQQVLHFLYEKQPHAA; translated from the coding sequence ATGCGCAATCAACCAATTATCCGTATTCAGCAGGTTAGCCAGCAGTTTTCCACCGCCAGCGGTTCGTTTGTGGCGCTCAATAACGTGAGTTTCGATATTCATACCGGGGAAACCCTGAGCCTGATTGGGCACTCCGGCTGCGGCAAATCAACGCTGCTCAATCTGATTGCCGGGCTGACGCTGCCAACCCGCGGCGGCTTGCTGTGTGACAACCGTGAAATCGACGGACCGGGGCCGGAGCGGGCGGTGGTATTCCAGAACCATTCGCTGCTGCCGTGGTTGACCACGTACGACAACGTCGCACTGGCGGTGAAACAGGTGTTCCGCGGCCAGATGAGCAAGGCCGAAATGCATGAGTGGATTGTCCATAATCTGGAACTGGTGCACATGAGTCATGCGCTGAACAAACGCCCCAACGAGATTTCCGGCGGCATGAAACAGCGGGTGGGCATTGCTCGCGCGCTGGCGATGAAACCCAAGGTGTTGCTGATGGATGAGCCGTTCGGCGCGCTGGACGCGTTAACCCGTGCCCATTTGCAGGATGCGGTGATGGAAATTCAGCAGCGTCTGAACACCACTATCGTGCTGATCACCCATGACGTGGATGAAGCGGTGCTGCTTTCCGACCGGGTGCTGATGATGACCAACGGCCCGGCTGCCACGGTGGGGGAAATCATGGCGGTGGCGCTGGAACGTCCGCGCGCTCGTGTGGCGCTGGCGGATGACCCGCGTTACCACCACTACCGCCAGCAGGTGCTGCATTTCCTGTATGAGAAGCAGCCGCACGCGGCCTGA